From Nocardia sp. NBC_00416:
CAACAGATCTTGCGAAGGACTACTCGATGACTCTGGACCCCACCACCGCGAACGCGAACGCGAACATCGACTCCGCTATCGCCGCACCCACCGGCCCCGCCGATCTACCGGTGTCGGTGTGGGCGACCGCCCAAAACGCGCCCGCCGCGCAGCGGCGGGGCCGCTATCACCCCGACAGCACCGCGCACCCGGCGAAGATGCTCCCCGCAATCGTGCAACACGCCGTCGAAACCTACACCCGCCCCGGCGATCTCGTCCTGGATCCCATGTGCGGAATCGGCACCACCCTCGTCGAATCCCTGCACCTCGGCCGCCGCGCCGTGGGCGTGGAATACGAAACCCGGTGGGCCGAGCTGGCACGCACCAATATCGGACTGGCGCACGAGACCGGGATCGACCTCGCTGCCGACGTCTACACCGGCGACGCCCGCAAACTCACCACCCTGGTACCCCAAGAGTTGCACGGGCAGGTGGATCTGGTGATCACCTCCCCGCCCTACGGCGACTCCCTGCACGGCCACGTCCGCGCCAACGGCAAAGCCCCGGTAGTCAAAACGAATCACCGCTACGGGCCGGTGCTCGACCGCGGCAACCTCGCCAACGTCGGAATCGGCCGGCTGCTCTCCGGATTCACAAAAATCCTCGCCGGCGCCGCCGAGTACCTAGCCCCGGGCGGGCATGTCGTGATCACCGCCCGGCCATGGCGCCAACACGCCGAGCTGGTGAACCTACCCACCCATTTGTTCACCTGCGGCGAGCTGGCCGGGCTTGTCCCCGTCGAACGGTGCGTCGCGCTGCTGGGCCGATTGTCCGAGGGTGAACTCGTCGCCCGCAGCAGCTTCTTCCAACGCGACTTCGTCGTCAAACAACGCGCCGCCGGACTGCCGATCCACCTCATAGCGCATGAGGATGTCGTTGTTCTACGCAAGCCGGACGCCGGTGCCGCCTCGACCGAACACCGCAGGGCGCGTCCACGATTCCCCTACGGTACTACCCCGGCCCTGGGAACGAGCGGTAACGACAAACCGGGGTCGGTGGCGGCATGAACGCGCCTCTCGCGAACCCTGAGCAGGGGTGGCTGGGCCGGGCGCTTCTCGCGCCCGGCGCAGCAGTACGTGATCTGGCCGAGGTGGTCGAACAGGGGCTCGGATCGGCGGCCGGGACCCTCGGAGTACTGAGCGTGCTGGGCGTGCTCGCCACGGTGGGAGTTCTGGATCGGTGGCGCCGGCGCCGGCTGAATGCGGGTGCTCGCCAGATCACCGTGCTCACTCCCCCCGAGGTCGACGCCAAAGGCGCGCTCACCTTCTGGGCCCACTTGATCGGACAGTTACGCCCGGCCTGGGCGCGGCTGCTGCTGGGACAACCACACCTCGGGTTCGAATACACCGTCACCCCCGAAGAAGGAGCCGCGATCCGGCTCTGGGTGCCCGGCGCGATCCCACCCGGGCTCATCGAACGCGCGATCGTCTCGGCCTGGCCCGGCGCGCACACCGACACCGCAGAACCCGCCCGGCCCCCGCTACCGGTCCCGGTGAAAGGTGTGGAGCGGATCGTGGCCGGAGGCGAGCTACGGCTGGGACGGCGGGAGGGGCTCCCGTTGAGCACCGACCACGCTGGCGATCTGGTACGTAACCTGATCACCGCTGCCGACGATCTCGCCCCCGGCCAGGCTGCCTGCGTGCAGATCCTGGCCCGCCCAGTCACCGGCCGCCGCGTGGCCCGCGCCCTCCGCACCGCGGCGAGCACCCATGCCTCGACAGGGATCGTGGCCGGGTTGCTGCGCGAGGCATTGAATCTGCTCACGCCCGGGACGGGCACCGCACGCTCGACCCGGGCCGGGGGTCTCGGTGAGCGTTGGGGCGGCGACCGGCAGGCGGTGCTGGAGTACAGCGCTGCCGCCCGCGCGGCAGCCGCCAAGGCCCGTGGTGCGCACTGGGAAACCGTTGTCCGCTACGCCGCCTCGATCACGGTCTCCGACGACCCCGACGACACGAAT
This genomic window contains:
- a CDS encoding TRM11 family SAM-dependent methyltransferase codes for the protein MTLDPTTANANANIDSAIAAPTGPADLPVSVWATAQNAPAAQRRGRYHPDSTAHPAKMLPAIVQHAVETYTRPGDLVLDPMCGIGTTLVESLHLGRRAVGVEYETRWAELARTNIGLAHETGIDLAADVYTGDARKLTTLVPQELHGQVDLVITSPPYGDSLHGHVRANGKAPVVKTNHRYGPVLDRGNLANVGIGRLLSGFTKILAGAAEYLAPGGHVVITARPWRQHAELVNLPTHLFTCGELAGLVPVERCVALLGRLSEGELVARSSFFQRDFVVKQRAAGLPIHLIAHEDVVVLRKPDAGAASTEHRRARPRFPYGTTPALGTSGNDKPGSVAA